One window of the Zea mays cultivar B73 chromosome 3, Zm-B73-REFERENCE-NAM-5.0, whole genome shotgun sequence genome contains the following:
- the LOC103650538 gene encoding putative nuclease HARBI1: MCDRFEHTSDDDKDAHTSDDEMDAHTSNDETDAELLVALYAVDIWGGHFSRAPRRTVVESGIQWVQRTLEISNDCYDMFRMRRTVFRRLHDTLVQNYGLLPSRGVSTMEALGIFLWACGGPQSFRQIRNKFGHSLETISRKYSDVLNALYKMSSDTIKPKDPNFVEIHHRLREARFWPHFKDCIGAIDGSHFPAAVSASEQAKYIGRHGYTSQNVMAVCDFDMRFTFVVTGWPGSVHDTRVLHDTLITYADRFPHPPEGKYYLVDSGYPNRKGYLAPYKGQKYHVTEWQNARQPIGSKEVFNYAHSSLRNVIERSFGVLKMKWRILLSLPSFSLEKQSKIIIACMTLHNFIRDSALHDIDFDDVGPNSLSHDLPAGESSTSTSDELDMSDFRDAIANALVS, from the exons ATGTGTGACCGTTTTGAACACACATCTGATGATGACAAAGATGCACACACATCTGATGATGAAATGGATGCACACACATCTAATGACGAAACAGATGCAGAATTGCTTGTTGCACTTTATGCTGTTGATATTTGGGGCGGTCATTTCAGTCGGGCTCCTAGAAGAACTGTGGTCGAATCTGGTATTCAATGGGTACAAAGAACGTTGGAGATTAGTAACGACTGTTATGACATGTTTCGGATGCGAAGAACTGTTTTTCGACGATTGCATGACACATTGGTACAAAATTATGGGCTGCTGCCAAGTAGGGGTGTCAGTACTATGGAAGCTCTTGGCATATTCTTGTGGGCATGCGGGGGACCACAATCGTTTAGGCAGATCAGAAATAAATTTGGTCACTCATTGGAAACAATTAGCCGCAAGTATAGTGATGTCCTTAATGCACTTTATAAGATGTCATCTGACACaatcaagccaaaagaccctAATTTTGTGGAGATTCATCATCGTTTGCGAGAGGCGAGGTTTTGGCCACACTTCAAGGATTGCATAGGCGCAATAGATGGTAGTCACTTCCCAGCGGCAGTGTCGGCTTCGGAACAAGCGAAATATATTGGCCGACACGGTTACACGTCGCAGAATGTAATGGCGGTAtgtgacttcgatatgaggttcACATTTGTGGTGACAGGATGGCCAGGTTCCGTACATGACACAAGAGTACTACATGATACTTTAATTACTTATGCGGACAGGTTCCCCCATCCACCGGAAG gtaaatactatcttgtcGATTCGGGTTATCCAAATAGAAAGGGGTACCTTGCACCTTATAAGGGTCAGAAGTACCACGTTACGGAATGGCAAAATGCGAGGCAACCTATTGGGAGTAAAGAAGTTTTCAACTATGCGCACTCATCGCTGCGAAATGTTATTGAGCGATCATTTGGGGTGCTAAAAATGAAGTGGAGAATTCTATTAAGTCTCCCTTCATTTTCGCTTGAGAAACAATCGAAGATAATTATTGCATGTATGACACTGCATAACTTCATTAGAGATAGTGCTCTACACGATATAGATTTTGATGACGTAGGACCTAATAGCCTAAGTCATGATCTACCTGCAGGTGAGAGTAGTACTAgcacatctgatgagttagacatgagtgaTTTTCGAGATGCAATTGCAAATGCATTAGTGTCGTAG
- the LOC103650536 gene encoding uncharacterized protein, with protein sequence MTLTIPDEVRAKAEVYVGDAAGQEKTRLLLQETGLPSGLLPLRDIIECGYVEETGFVWLRQRRKVDHYFAKAGRHVSYGAEVSAVADKGRLKKITGVKAKEMLLWVTLHEICVDDPPTGKLHCKAIGGLSRSFPVEAFEAEEPAPPGAGGVVPRDAEEEEEVEKEEGEGDKNPEQEAAAEKDGDAPAAAPAPEEAESKAEEKADKEVSSADPAVVHAEALAAKN encoded by the coding sequence ATGACGCTGACGATCCCGGACGAGGTgcgcgccaaggcggaggtgtacGTGGGCGACGCGGCGGGGCAGGAGAAGACGCGGCTGCTCCTCCAGGAGACGGGCCTCCCGAGCGGGCTGCTCCCGCTGCGGGACATCATCGAGTGCGGCTACGTGGAGGAGACGGGCTTCGTGTGGCTCCGGCAGCGCCGCAAGGTGGACCACTACTTCGCCAAGGCCGGCCGCCACGTGTCCTACGGCGCCGAGGTGTCGGCGGTGGCCGACAAGGGCCGGCTCAAGAAGATCACGGGCGTCAAGGCCAAGGAGATGCTGCTGTGGGTCACCCTCCACGAGATCTGCGTCGACGACCCGCCCACGGGTAAGCTCCACTGCAAGGCCATCGGCGGCCTGTCCCGCAGCTTCCCCGTCGAGGCCTTCGAGGCCGAGGAGCCGGCGCCGCCCGGAGCCGGCGGTGTCGTTCCCAGGGacgcggaggaggaggaggaggtggagaaggaggagggggagggggacaagAACCCGGAGCAGGAAGCGGCGGCCGAGAAAGACGGCGACGCCCCCGCTGCCGCTCCAGCCCCTGAGGAAGCAGAGAGCAAGGCCGAGGAGAAGGCCGACAAGGAGGTGAGCTCGGCCGATCCGGCGGTGGTGCACGCCGAGGCGCTGGCCGCCAAGAACTGA